The DNA segment AGGCAAACACAGCGTTTGCCACCCGTTGGGTGCCCGGCAATTGGCTGTTGAAGGCAGCAATAACGGCTGCAGGAACTTTACCGTTGTTTATCTGGAAGTGAATTAAGCCTCTAGGGAATGTGAAGATTTCTCCTTCTTTGATGGTCTTAGAGAAGAGTTTATTTTCGGTTGTGATGAATCCAACATCCAATTCACCTTCAAGTACAAACACAATCTCAGTAGCTCTTGGGTGGGTGTGTGGTGGGTTCAGACCGCCTGGTGCATAATCAATGCGGGCCATGGACACACCTAGGGTGTTTAGCCCGGTGATTTGTAGGACTGAAGCTGGTGTAACGGTTGCACCAAATGTGTTGTTGGTGAGCCCTGGCTTCGCTAATCCGGCAAAGAAGAAATCATCTGCTGATATGTTGCTTTTACACTCGAATCCATTCAACTTTACACCTGGATTATTCAAGTTAATTAATTTGTTCATATTAAA comes from the Helianthus annuus cultivar XRQ/B chromosome 4, HanXRQr2.0-SUNRISE, whole genome shotgun sequence genome and includes:
- the LOC110872110 gene encoding germin-like protein 5-1 produces the protein MATSDYGLMIGMMIAISLASFVSADPELLQDVCVADLASGVKLNGFECKSNISADDFFFAGLAKPGLTNNTFGATVTPASVLQITGLNTLGVSMARIDYAPGGLNPPHTHPRATEIVFVLEGELDVGFITTENKLFSKTIKEGEIFTFPRGLIHFQINNGKVPAAVIAAFNSQLPGTQRVANAVFASSPTVEDVVLTKTFQVGTKEVEKIKSRLAPKK